The proteins below come from a single Poecilia reticulata strain Guanapo linkage group LG5, Guppy_female_1.0+MT, whole genome shotgun sequence genomic window:
- the timeless gene encoding protein timeless homolog — protein MNCELLATCSALGYLEGDSYHKEPDCLESVKDLIRYLRHEDDTRDVRQQLGDSQIVQNDLLPIIVQYRQDKTLFDACIRLMVNLTQPAMLCFGKIPDDPVFRQHYMQVTSHLQAYKEAFASEKVFGILSETLYNLLQLDWEQRQDEDNLLIERILLLVRNVLHVPADPCEEKKVDDDASVHDRVLWAVHMSGFDDLVKFLASAQSEQQWSMHVLEIISLMFRDQTPEVLVSAGHARSAEEKKRDAEELEALRQKEQAERRSRTLQRGTRHSRFGGSFVVQGLKAIGEKDVIYHRNLNNFKHYTHDLGKAVRRVPKRNRQAQDCRDKRRSALNVRLFLREFCVDFLENCYNRLMYLVKESLIREQTQQHDETYYLWALSFFMAFNRDNGFRADLVSETMSIRTFHFIERNITNYYEMLLTDRKEATSWSRRMHLALKAYQELLLTVNEMDRSADEGIRQSSNVIKSNIFYLTEYREIFLTLLRKYDETKQPLSYLKDLVESTHLFLRMLERFCKGRKNLIVQRKKVKRRKSQAKKKQPAQETSPEVLEETWKAVEEELRATEFQLSASLTESIVPFDAASETPLEEQRTEAMVRVQDALLARLGPEALALLRAAREVWPDGDVFGSSDVEPEEELDLLKQIFQANLPRPPPETVAEDDDEGAELEEEELESVQLSEKEFNILDLIKRFANPGIVRSYLLLLKSYSTNTPHTNHCVARMLHRLAVDLKMDALLFQLSVFHLFNKILSDPAADAYKELVTFAKFVLKRFFAVAAQNNKAYVELLFWKNVGAVHEMTEGYTKDGEGKKPSWTEEEEEELRRLYMEHLDSEVPDIVETVIQLLSNSNRTRRQVVTQLVHMGLVDSAKELKKQKKGTRIVLWTEEQELELQMLFEEFKDSDDVLGSIMKKLTAKRSRARVVDKLLSMGLVSERRQLHKKRSRGKSSGKSSGKSMTEEDFLAELTQGRPDEDSEDETDDDSEEDENEREIPQPVRKRRQDFNLTAESRADIRSMAIALLQEGLSGPLLWLQRSLNKTAMDRRDDCPSQPVPLATFSEANEDAMENRNFLKLLSKLGIRPPENEQETFWRIPENISKSQLLSAAAALTPAEGEPEHSEEQQGPRESLEEPHDRAEGEEEEDEEVSSEQRAQALRALLLARSRKSHSAEDAGLVSDSAAAGEANSLTERSQEKTSTKRSRNRIMDDDDDKEEEKDNDSSKAMDVDTNKDADSDTEDFSAPVKRRRRMAVIDDEEDED, from the exons ATGAACTGTGAGCTTTTGGCAACATGCAGCGCTCTGGGTTACCTAGAGGGAGACAGTTATCACAAGGAGCCTGACTGTTTGG AGAGCGTTAAAGACCTGATCCGGTATTTACGTCATGAAGATGACACTCGTGATGTTCGGCAGCAGCTCGGCGACAGCCAGATTGTCCAAAACGACCTACTACCAATTATCGTTCAGTACAGACAAGACAAAACCTTGTTTGATGCATGCATCAG GCTCATGGTTAACCTCACCCAGCCTGCCATGCTGTGTTTTGGTAAAATCCCAGATGATCCAGTGTTCAGGCAACACTACATGCAAGTCACATCTCATTTGCAGGCCTACAAAGAg gCTTTTGCCAGTGAGAAGGTGTTTGGGATTTTAAGTGAGACTTTGTACAACCTCCTTCAACTG GATTGGGAGCAAAGACAGGACGAGGACAACCTGCTGATCGAGAGGATTTTACTGCTGGTCAGAAACGTTCTTCATGTGCCAGCAGATCCCTGTGAAGAgaag AAGGTGGACGATGACGCCAGCGTACACGACCGGGTGCTGTGGGCCGTTCACATGAGCGGCTTTGACGACCTGGTCAAGTTTCTGGCGTCTGCTCAGAGCGAGCAGCAGTGGAGCATGCACGTGCTGGAAATTATCTCCCTCATGTTCAGAGACCAG ACTCCCGAAGTGCTGGTGAGCGCCGGTCATGCTCGCTCCGCcgaggagaagaagagagacgCTGAGGAGCTGGAGGCGCTGAGGCAGAAAGAGCAGGCGGAGAGACGCTCTCGCACGCTGCAGAGAGGAACCAG ACATTCTCGCTTCGGCGGATCTTTTGTGGTTCAAGGCCTGAAAGCAATCGGGGAGAAGGACGTGATATATCACCGAAATCTAAACAAT TTCAAACATTACACTCACGACCTGGGAAAAGCAGTGAGGCGTGTCCCTAAGAGAAACCGGCAAGCCCAGGACTGCAGGGACAAGCGACGCTCGGCGCTAAACGTTCGGCTCTTCCTGCGGGAGTTCTGCGTGGACTTCCTGGAGAACTGCTACAACCGACTCATGTACCTCGTTAAG GAAAGTCTAATCCGCGAACAAACGCAGCAACATGACGAGACCTATTACCTCTGGGCGCTCAGCTTCTTCATGGCCTTCAACCGTGACAACGGTTTCCGTGCCGACCTCGTCTCAGAGACCATGTCCATTCGTACGTTTCACTTCATTGAACGCAACATTACCAATTACTATGAAATGTTGCTAACGGACCGCAAAGAGGCCACATCCTGGTCCCGCAG gatGCATCTGGCTCTGAAGGCGTATCAGGAACTTCTGCTAACCGTGAACGAAATGGACCGCTCTGCTGACGAAGGCATCCGTCAGAGCTCTAACGTCATTAAAA GCAACATCTTCTACCTGACGGAGTACAGAGAGATTTTCCTGACCTTGCTGAGGAAGTACGACGAAACCAAGCAGCCTCTCTCCTACCTCAAAGACCTGGTGGAGTCAACGCATCTCTTCTTACGAATGCTGGAGCGCTTCTGCAAAGGCCGGAAGAACTTGATCGTTCAG AGGAAGAAGGTGAAGCGGAGGAAGTCTCAGGCTAAAAAGAAGCAGCCGGCTCAGGAGACGAGTCCAGAGGTGCTGGAAGAAACTTGGAAggctgttgaggaagagctgaGGGCGACTGAGTTTCAG CTGTCGGCGTCGTTGACTGAAAGCATCGTTCCTTTTGACGCTGCGTCAGAAACGCCTCTGGAGGAGCAGCGAACTGAGGCCATGGTTCGGGTGCAGGATGCTCTGCTGGCCCGACTGGGACCTGAAGCTCTGGCGCTGCTGCGGGCCGCCAG GGAAGTCTGGCCAGATGGTGACGTGTTCGGCTCATCTGACGTTGAACCAGAAGAAGAACTGGATCTTCTCAAGCAGATCTTCCAAGCCAACCTGCCGA GGCCTCCTCCTGAGACGGTTGCTGAGGACGACGATGAAGGAGCAGagctggaagaggaggagctggaaTCTGTCCAGCTTTCTGAGAAAGAGTTCAATATCCTAGACTTGATCAAAAG GTTTGCCAACCCCGGCATCGTGCGCTCATATCTTCTCCTCTTGAAATCATACTCGACAAACACGCCTCACACAAACCACTGCGTAGCTCGCATGCTGCACCGCCTGGCCGTTGACCTCAAGATGGATGCTCTGCTTTTCCAGCTGTCGGTCTTCCACCTTTTCAACAAGATCCTGAGTGATCCCGCCGCAGACGCTTACAAG GAACTGGTGACCTTTGCCAAGTTCGTGCTGAAGCGTTTCTTTGCAGTGGCAGCTCAGAACAACAAGGCTTACGTTGAGCTGCTCTTCTGGAAGAATGTGGGCGCCGTGCACGAGATGACCGAAGGCTACACCAAAGACGG agagGGAAAGAAGCCATCTTGgactgaagaggaggaagaggagctacGAAGGCTCTACATGGAGCATCTTGACTCTGAAG TGCCAGACATCGTGGAGACGGTCATCCAGTTACTAAGCAACAGCAACCGCACACGGCGGCAGGTGGTGACCCAGCTGGTGCACATGGGTCTGGTAGACAGCGCTAAAGAgctgaagaaacaaaa GAAGGGCACTCGGATCGTTTTGTGGACCGAGGAGCAGGAACTGGAGCTGCAGATGCTGTTTGAGGAGTTCAAAGACTCTGACG ATGTTCTGGGTAGCATCATGAAGAAGCTCACGGCCAAGCGCTCTCGAGCACGCGTCGTGGACAAGCTGCTGAGTATGGGCCTGGTGTCCGAGAGGCGCCAGCTTCACAAGAAGAGAAGCCGTGGAAAAAGCTCCGGGAAGAGCTCCGGAAAGAGCATG ACTGAGGAAGACTTCCTGGCTGAACTAACTCAAGGCCGTCCAGATGAAGACAGCGAAGATGAAACGGATGATGATAGTGAGGAAGATGAAAATGAGAGGGAAATACCACAACCTGTCAGAAAAAGGAGACAAGACTTTAACCtgacagcagagagcagagcagaCATCAGGTCCATGGCAATCGCTCTGTTGCAAGAAG GCTTGTCCGGACCGCTGTTGTGGCTGCAGAGAAGTTTAAACAAGACGGCAATGGACAGAAGAGACGACT GTCCGTCACAACCGGTTCCACTTGCCACTTTCTCAGAGGCAAACGAAGACGCCATGGAGAACAGGAACTTCCTGAAGCTGCTGAGCAAACTGGGAATCAGGCCTCCTGAAAACGAGCAG GAAACTTTCTGGAGGATTCcagaaaacatcagcaaatCTCAGCTTCTGAGTGCGGCTGCAGCGTTGACCCCTGCAGAGGGCGAACCTGAACACTCAGAGGAGCAACAAGGGCCCAGAGAATCACTAGAAGAACCACACGACCGGGCCGagggggaagaggaggaggacgaagaggTCTCAAGTGAGCAGAGAGCTCAGGCTCTGAGAGCTCTGCTGCTGGCGCGCAGCAGGAAGAGCCACTCTGCAGAGGATGCAG GTCTGGTGTcagactctgctgctgctggtgaagCTAACAGTCTAACTGAGAG ATCCCAGGAGAAGACGTCAAccaaaagaagcagaaacaggataatggatgatgatgatgacaaagaagaagagaaag ataaCGATTCTTCCAAGGCCATGGATGTTGATACAAATAAGGATGCAGATTCCGACACGGAGGATTTCTCTGCTCCCGTGaagcggaggaggaggatggcCGTGATAGACGACGAAGAAGACGAAGATTAG